A genomic window from Lotus japonicus ecotype B-129 chromosome 1, LjGifu_v1.2 includes:
- the LOC130740649 gene encoding alcohol dehydrogenase 1 gives MSNTAGQVIKCRAAVSWEAGKPLVIEEVEVAPPLAGEVRLKILYTSLCHTDVYFWEAKGQTPLFPRIFGHEAGGIVESVGEGVTHLKPGDHALPVFTGECGECPHCKSEESNMCDLLRINTDRGVMISDNQSRFSIKGKPIYHFVGTSTFSEYTVLHAGCVAKINPAAPLDKVCILSCGICTGLGATVNVAKPKPGSSIAIFGLGAVGLAAAEGARISGASRIIGVDLVSSRFEEAKKFGVNEFVNPKDHDKPVQEVIAEMTNGGVDRAVECTGSIQAMISAFECVHDGWGVAVLVGVPNKDDAFKTHPVNFLNERTLKGTFYGNYKPRTDLPNVVEKYMKGELELEKFITHTVSFSEINKAFDYMLKGESIRCIIRMEE, from the exons ATGTCGAACACAGCTGGTCAGGTCATCAAGTGTAGAG CCGCGGTTTCATGGGAGGCAGGGAAGCCGCTTGTGATTGAAGAAGTGGAGGTGGCGCCACCGCTGGCCGGTGAAGTGCGCCTGAAGATACTCTACACCTCCCTTTGCCACACTGATGTTTACTTCTGGGAAGCTAAG GGTCAGACTCCATTGTTTCCTCGTATATTTGGTCATGAAGCTGGAGG GATTGTGGAGAGCGTAGGGGAAGGAGTGACTCATCTGAAACCAGGGGACCATGCCCTTCCTGTATTCACAGGAGAATGTGGTGAATGCCCACATTGTAAGTCAGAGGAGAGCAACATGTGTGATCTTCTTAGGATCAACACTGATAGGGGTGTCATGATTAGTGACAACCAGTCAAGATTCTCCATAAAAGGAAAACCCATATACCATTTTGTTGGTACCTCAACATTCAGTGAATACACTGTTCTTCATGCTGGATGTGTTGCAAAGATCAACCCTGCTGCCCCACTTGACAAAGTTTGTATTCTCAGTTGCGGAATATGCACAGGTCTTGGTGCTACTGTCAATGTTGCTAAACCAAAACCTGGTTCTTCTATTGCCATCTTTGGACTTGGAGCTGTTGGCCTTGCT GCTGCTGAAGGAGCAAGGATTTCTGGTGCATCAAGAATCATTGGGGTTGATTTAGTTTCCAGCCGATTTGAAGAAG CTAAGAAGTTTGGAGTCAATGAGTTCGTGAACCCAAAAGATCATGATAAACCTGTACAAGAG GTAATTGCTGAAATGACCAATGGAGGTGTGGATCGTGCTGTTGAATGCACTGGCAGCATCCAGGCCATGATCTCTGCATTTGAATGTGTCCATGAT GGTTGGGGTGTTGCTGTACTTGTTGGAGTGCCAAACAAAGATGATGCATTCAAAACTCATCCTGTGAATTTCTTGAATGAGAGGACACTTAAGGGCACCTTCTATGGCAACTACAAACCACGCACTGATCTTCCTAATGTTGTGGAGAAGTACATGAAAGGG GAACTTGAGCTGGAGAAATTCATCACCCACACAGTTTCATTCTCAGAGATTAACAAAGCTTTTGATTACATGCTGAAAGGAGAGTCCATCAGATGTATCATCCGCATGGAGGAGTAA